A single window of Aspergillus oryzae RIB40 DNA, chromosome 8 DNA harbors:
- a CDS encoding uncharacterized protein (predicted protein) has protein sequence MGKAPAAIVIARHGARLDAADKNWHLTSPTPYDPPLSYGGWLQSRALGARIGNVLKSLDNDILPEQTDGETLPSFRPHPSKRKRRIVIHSSPYLRCLQTSIAVGSGISQHYPDSTGPGPGWSQPNGFLSAPVMSPAQEPTTGAITSAPAAPGDQRSLLRVDAFLGEWLCPDYFEEITPPPKSERLIAAAKAELLRRDSIVPEADTKPATGFFPGGWGSLGNKPLSPPIEEEDRKVYSVYTSNERREGQRNRAGSCDTLRSADTPRTRRLLSKINTNLPPIPDGAYMPPTPSYAISPSDPIPTGYVTHARDACVRIDYPWDSMRDPPNWGNGGEYGEEWSTMHTRFHTGLERMVRWYQEHDASLPSGRRRRHSQLSVSESAEESKIPDDEDEPTDTILVIVTHGAGCNALIGAITGEPALVDINTASLTLAVPKDRVAVTEKADTIGGPVAPYRPGNDQVELRDYKLQLVASTDHLRPVTNLSTSVLSSPSSLSSPSSAYRPRFSTRPSLPQGGFVIGPSAVSGPGTGSWTFSRPSTAPRGPSGLWGSNSISAGDTADDIIPNFGDPWSGSNGTSNNDHHSGKKSEESSDWTPQLPQRTLSQRGLWGSRPSKEPHVKRRWTVTERRV, from the exons ATGGGGAAAGCCCCCGCCGCGATCGTTATTGCGAG ACATGGTGCCCGTTTAGATGCTGCCGATAAGAACTGGCATCTGACGTCTCCAACTCCCTACGACCCTCCGCTTTCTTATGGCGGTTGGCTTCAGTCCCGTGCTCTGGGGGCCCGTATCGGCAATGTTTTAAAGTCTCTGGACAACGATATCCTTCCCGAGCAAACAGATGGCGAGACGTTGCCATCGTTTCGCCCACATCCTTCCAAGCGAAAGCGTCGAATTGTTATCCATTCCTCCCCCTATCTTCGGTGTCTACAGACCTCGATCGCTGTCGGTTCCGGGATAAGCCAGCACTATCCCGATAGCACAGGCCCAGGCCCGGGTTGGAGTCAGCCGAATGGGTTCCTGTCCGCCCCCGTCATGTCTCCAGCACAGGAGCCGACCACTGGCGCAATCACCAGTGCCCCTGCAGCTCCCGGTGATCAGCGATCTCTTCTACGTGTTGACGCCTTTCTCGGCGAATGGCTATGTCCAGACTATTTCGAGGAAATTACCCCGCCCCCTAAGTCAGAGAGGCTGATCGCTGCCGCCAAGGCCGAACTATTACGACGCGACAGCATCGTACCGGAAGCCGATACTAAACCTGCCACGGGCTTTTTCCCGGGTGGCTGGGGCAGCCTTGGCAACAAACCCCTGTCTCCCCCtattgaagaggaggatcGCAAGGTCTATTCCGTGTACACGTCAAACGAGCGTCGGGAGGGACAGAGAAATCGGGCCGGCAGTTGTGACACCCTGCGGTCCGCAGACACCCCACGCACCCGGAGGTTGCTCAGCAaaatcaacaccaacctcCCGCCCATCCCCGATGGGGCGTACATGCCCCCGACGCCGAGCTATGCCATCTCGCCGTCCGATCCGATCCCCACCGGTTATGTCACGCACGCTCGGGATGCTTGTGTGAGAATCGACTATCCGTGGGATAGCATGCGAGACCCGCCGAATTGGGGAAATGGGGGTGAGTACGGCGAAGAATGGAGTACGATGCACACGCGCTTTCATACCGGACTGGAGCGGATGGTCCGCTGGTATCAGGAGCACGATGCATCCCTTCCCTCCGGTCGGCGTCGGCGTCATTCGCAACTATCCGTGTCCGAGAGCGCAGAGGAGTCGAAGATCCcggacgacgaggacgagcCCACCGACACGATCTTGGTAATCGTCACTCATGGGGCAGGCTGCAATGCACTCATCGGAGCCATCACCGGCGAGCCTGCCCTTGTGGACATCAATACGGCGTCCCTCACGCTGGCAGTCCCGAAGGACCGGGTGGCTGTCACCGAGAAAGCAGACACGATCGGCGGACCTGTAGCGCCGTATCGTCCCGGAAACGATCAGGTCGAGTTACGCGATTACAAGCTACAGCTGGTGGCGTCGACCGATCATTTACGGCCGGTCACGAACCTGTCGACATCCGTCCTTTCATCGCCCAGTAGTTTAAGTTCTCCATCGTCCGCATACCGTCCTCGATTCTCGACCCGCCCGTCTTTACCACAAGGCGGGTTCGTGATCGGTCCTTCTGCTGTGTCTGGACCGGGCACCGGTTCGTGGACATTTTCACGACCTTCCACCGCTCCTCGCGGTCCCAGCGGTCTGTGGGGCTCTAACTCGATCTCGGCCGGGGACACGGCGGACGATATCATCCCCAACTTCGGTGATCCCTGGTCGGGGTCCAATGGGACTAGCAACAATGACCACCACTCCGGCAAGAAGTCGGAAGAGTCGTCAGATTGGACGCCACAGCTGCCACAGAGAACGCTCTCTCAACGAGGTCTATGGGGGAGTAGGCCTTCGAAGGAGCCCCATGTCAAGCGGCGCTGGACGGTGACCGAACGACGAGTTTAA
- a CDS encoding uncharacterized protein (predicted protein) produces the protein MDKTDIAHLEVLSFAKLASKDQTELNKLLDACRKQGFFYLDLAGSNVSHGLHQRLKALSLMKDWFDRPNEEKMKLHKDSVTNGYKPPGTLSGVVKHMKDGFENIKLPRDNFLGTGDSLPEVFKNDKEVFRDDLEISHGVTLTILSCLSDLLQPPVRLEDYHQENMSSQSTMMYFRYAKQCADKSSGVGHNMHTDLGTLTLLYCEQWGLQVYAQATNSWKYVQPRPGLYVVNVGDALRFLSGNDLLSALHRVVPVPGHERNETEFRTSENTVVSALNWHDQKYNVFKAAHVEQEKNTILTGGIGAF, from the exons ATGGATAAAACCGATATTGCTCATCTAGAGGTCTTGAGCTTTGCGAAGCTTGCGAGCAAAGACCAGACCGAGTTGAACAAGCTTCTCGATGCTTGTCGCAAACAAGGCTTCTTCTACCTGGATCTTGCTGGTTCCAATGTGTCTCATGGGCTCCATCAGCGACTGAAAGCCCTCTCTTTGATGAAAGATTGGTTTGACCGTCCcaatgaggagaagatgaagcttCACAAGGATTCAGTGACCAATGG ATACAAGCCTCCTGGTACATTGAGCGGTGTTGTCAAGCATATGAAGGACGGATTTGAGAACATCAAG CTACCACGGGACAACTTCTTGGGAACTGGCGACTCTCTTCCTGAAGTATTCAAGAATGACAAAGAGGTCTTTCGCGACGATCTGGAGATATCCCACGGCGTCACATTGACTATTTTGTCGTGTCTGTCTGATCTGCTCCAGCCACCTGTGCGACTCGAGGATTATCATCAGGAAAATATGTCCTCGCAGTCCACCATGATGTACTTCCGCTACGCCAAGCAGTGCGCAGACAAGTCCAGTGGTGTCGGTCACAACATGCACACCGACCTTGGGACTCTGACTCTCCTTTACTGCGAGCAATGGGGTCTCCAGGTCTATGCGCAGGCCACCAACAGCTGGAAATACGTCCAACCGCGACCAGGGCTGTATGTCGTGAATGTCGGGGATGCGTTGCGGTTCTTATCAGGAAATGATTTGTTGAGTGCACTGCACCGCGTTGTGCCGGTTCCAGGCCATGAGA GAAACGAAACCGAATTCCGTACGAGCGAGAACACTGTAGTCTCCGCCCTGAACTGGCATGACCAGAAATACAACGTGTTCAAAGCAGCGCATGTGGAGCAGGAAAAGAACACCATTCTTACCGGTGGCATCGGTGCCTTTTAG